In the genome of Nycticebus coucang isolate mNycCou1 chromosome X, mNycCou1.pri, whole genome shotgun sequence, the window CAATTACCATTAAAATGGGAGAATAAATAACTACTTAAGAGTTGTGCTTAGTGATTAGTAACTGTTTAAGTGttgagtatattttaattttttgttcatAAGAGTACTATACtaacttaaaacatttgttcaatatTTGGGGATGAAGGAGCTAAAGAATGGTCAATTCAAAATTTGTcctgatgtgttttttttttttttgtagagacagagtctcactttgtctttggtagagtgctgtgccatcacagctccagctcctgggcttaggcgattctcttgcctcagcctccccagtagctgggaccacaggcgctgtCACaacgtcctgctatttttttgttgcagtttggcccgggctgggtttgaacccaccaccctccgtatatgaggtcggtgccctactcactgagccacaggtgccgccctgttgttatgtttttgagacagtctcaattagTCACCCTAGGgttcagtgccatggcatcctagctcacagcaacttcatactcttgggctggaaagaatcctcttgcctcatcctctcaagtagctgggactgcaggctagtttttctatttttagcagagccAGGGTCTCCTTATTGCTCAGGCCGGACTCAAATTCTAGAGCTCAAGCAGTACATCTCCCTAAGcccctaagcctcccaaagtgctaaggttataggtgtgagccaccacatcctgcGTGTCCTGATGTTTTTTTGAGTGTGCTTTTTAGGTGGCATTGGAAACATGTACAGTTGGCACTAAATCTATTTGACATTCAAATAATTTTGAGATTTAGTGTAACCAAGTTTTTGGTGCTTAGGGAGCTTGTGCTGTGGGACATGTTACAGGgaaacttgattttttaaatgaatgaattaaatttgGACAGAATTTCTACTGGAAACTCCAGCATGGTGTGCTGCCTTTTGCAGTGTACAGTAGTACTAGTTTGCATTTGTTTAGAGCTTTATAGACTTCACAGTATTCTTAGTCACATTCTTTGTTAAGAGTTTTCATATCAACCCTGTAGGTAGGTAGTGCAACTGTTTGAGTGTGATGCTAGTATATGCTAAAGGACCTGTCAAGTTTTCTCTCAATACAATGTTTCAGCACATGGGCTGCTTACCATGTAACTCTTTTCTCCTAGTTTGCTGGCCTAGACCTGAACTCTTCAGATAATCAGAGCGGAGGAACTACAGCTAGCAGTAAGTAAAGCATTTTATGGATTTATTAAATTTTagagtttaattttatttcattggacttgaaattctaagaattttccctccaatttttattatgtaaagaATTATGCAGACTTAGTGTTAGAGAATTATGTATTACTTGGTGAtcactctaaagcagtggttctcaacctgtaggttgcgacccacaggaactgtattaaagggcccgtggcattagggaggttgagaaccattgctctaaagCATCATGGCTTTTCTAAAAAGGTCTGTTTGCTTCTCTGGAGTAGAAAGTAGTTAACCATTTAAAACCTTATACAATACATGAATTATCTCTAGAAGAGTTCGATTGTCCATTATATTGGCATTCATTATACATCCTGAGCCCAGTTCAGAGGTGGGGATGTGTCTGTCCCTGAATTAACTAGACTTCATTAAGGGAACATGCACTTTCATTAGATAATAGCTACTCCTTTCTCTTTAAGAACATGAGACTTACTATAAGAAGATTGTACTGAATTACACCAAATTTTGAGGTGTCGATTGggatcattattttaaaaagagaatataaaagtctTGTTAAAGAGGAGTTATTTGGAGACTTGTTAGAGGTTAGTACTAAGGTGAGGGGATCTTCATGGTTTATTATTTGGGAGTAGACATCTGCTTTGACTCAGGTCTCTTCCTACTTATTAACAAAACAATGATGGGTATAGGCCGTGATCTGTCCCCGTTTTTTAGGTAAAAAGAGCTTCACTGGGCATGAAATTACTTGGTATTTGCTTTaaatttcatcttatttgctgTGCTAAGAATCTTATCTTTTAGGCATTGATCATCCTAATGGAGATCTTACTATTTAATTCAATTCAcaagtgaaaaagaaattcaattgTAATTTGACTAGTAATAAAGCATGTTGACTTTCCTTTATTTGGGTGtacattatttttgcttttgcttctcaTTTGTAGTCTAGGCTGTATTTGTGCCTATGTACAGAACAACTAACTGCCTTTTAAACTTCTGATGGAGCAGTatcccatttaaaataaaagatttcccCCCCCCCTCAATTTTCAGGTGGGTGGTTAGACTGGAAGGCTCTAGACTTCAAAAACTGTTTTCTAGGacctatttttttaatagcaaaaattttAGTAAAAGCTGAAATGGAAGGTTTGGggcttttaattaattttatattgtttcttctAGAAGGACGCTATATCCCTCCTCATTTAAGGAACAGAGAAGCCACTAAAGGTAAGTCCTGACAAACAACTTCATagatctaattcttttttttcggttgttgttgtcattgttgtttggcaggcccacgctgggttcgaacccaccagctctggtgtatgtggctggcaccctagctgctgagctataggcgccaagccagatgTTTCTAATGATGAGATAACTGGGTGCCATGTATTCTGTGAAATAGGTGATCTAAAATTTGGAAGAACAAAGGGAAGATCAGGAAAACTTAAAAGAAGAGAGGACTGGAAGAGTGGAGAGTCCACAGGGAAGCCCATGATTTGCTGTCATTCCTCCTGGTCCACATGTAGTTTGTGTTAGTTACACTGTCCTTGATAATGCATGAGTATTAAGCCTGTATTATTTCTACTTGAAGATCACTTTATTGTTATGTCCCTTTTAGGTGAAGTTACTGCAAAGTTTGTTTATATCCGCCATGGGTGTTCTTGGTATTTCTTAGAATATACTAGCTGGGATTGACCTTCTGCGGTGCTTCCCCTTTGCAGTGACAGACATCAGAGAGGCCATATCAGGGAAGTTTTAGAGCtagaagagatttatttttatttatttatttattcttattatttttgtagagacagagtctcactttatggcccttggtagagtgccatggcatcacacagctcacagcaacctccagctcctggggcttaagcgattctcttgcctcagcctcccgagtagctgggactacaggcgcccgccacaacgcccagctattttttggttgcagttcagccggggccgggtttgaacccgccaccctgggtatatggggccggcgccttaccgactgagccacaggcgccgcccaatttatttatttttttttgagacagagtctcactatgtctctcttggtagagggctgtggtgtcacagctcacagcaaccttcaactcctgggcttaggcgattctcttgcctcagcctccagagtagctgggactataggcgcccaccacaacgcccagctattttttgttccagctttgccggggctgggttcgaaccgaacccaccatcctccgtatatggggccgccgccctactcactaagccacaggcaccgcccagagctAGAAGAGATTTAGAAATCTAATTTGAGTCTTCATTACTAGCTAGCAAAGGCTGTTGGTTACCTGGGTTGCCAAATGGTAGAGGTAGAAGGCAGAAGGAAAGTAACCTGAGTCATAAACTATTTCTGACTATTTAATAAGGTACCACTGAAGCTAGTTAAAGCCTCTACCTGTCTTTGGGCTAGTTTATACCTTTTGTTATCTGTTCtttcttgaatatttatagcTGTCCCCAGGAACTTAGATGTGGACTGAGAATGTGTAAGAATGggtgttttcctttttccaggTATTTGTGATTCTCATCAAGCTTGTAGTAGATGAACCACAAAAATAGTACCATTTGACAGTAGTGTGTTTCATAGGTACAAAGCACTTGTACTTTTTACTATTGAAGCTGAATAATGCTGTATTAAACCTGAAGCTGAATAATACTATATTAAACCAAATAATTGACAGTGTTCTGAATGAAAAGCACTTCTAAGAAAAGAGACAGTAGTAACTTTCCTAGTAAACTTCACACTTATACGATGTATTACATTGTGGTGATTGTAAAAAACAGTATCATAATGATTGCTTTATTTTAGTGTGTAGCATTTTCTAGCAGAGGGAAGTTTTGTGTGCTGGTGGTATAAACCAGCTCTAAATCTTGGTTCACTTCTAGTGCCATGATAGGAATACCTTGAGATTGAACCTTGAAACCAGAGAGATTCAAATCTTCATAAAGACTGATAATACCTTAATATGATTTCctatttggggggtgggggacagtctttgttgctctcggtagagtgctatgtcgtcatagctcacagcaacctcaaactcttgggctcaagcgattcttttgcctcagcctcccaggtagctgagctgggactataggtgtccaccacaatgcccggctgtttttttttgggggggggggagtgggggcttgctctggctcagactggtcttgagctcgtgagctcaggcagtccacgtgctttggcctcccagagtgctaggattacaggcatgagctattgaCCCTGGCCtatgatttcctatttttaatgagtatataacattttttttaatcggAGGATTCTACGATAAAGATAGTTCGGGGTGGAGTTCCAGCAAAGATAAGGATGCATACAGCAGTTTTGGGTCTCGTAGCGATTCAAGAGGCAAGTCCAGTTTCTTCAGTGATCGTGGAAGTGGATCAAGGGGAAGGTaagtgatttcttgttttatcatATTATGTGTGTGTCTAGGGGGAGTCGTTATTCAGTAAGTCTTCACCCTGACCACCTATTTGGATGTTAAACGTTATGTCTGTTTGGTCATTGGTTATTGTATTTTCTTAGCTGTACGAGGCTTTACTAAGTTGAACCTGTTATATAggaatgagatgaaaatgtgaatATGCTCTTTGGCATAATGAGataagttatttttctgtttgtctaaTTTTATATGTTCTGTTTAAGAGTTTATCTAGGGAGTGACCTAATTTGGTTGGGATTTTTGTGGGCTCCGTAACGATTTTTAAACACCttatatatttttgattataCAAGTGTGGTGAACTGGCCCCATGCGCCTAATAGCTGTGGTTAGTCCTGTGTCCTGATTTTTCGCAAACAGGCCTAAAACTCTAAAAACATCTTTATTCAGGTAAGGattattttctaccttttatCCAAAATTTGTCACACAGGTGAATTATCCTTTAAGTGACATTCCAGTATAACTAGGGCAGTTGATATTTGGTgtgccattttcttcttttccctaccATTAAATATATTTGGATGAGCTCTTTAAATGAAGGTGTGAGTTATGTGCtgatttcaaattgaaaaaagaaacaacccttggatggcacctgtggctcaaaggagtgaggcactggccccatatgctggaggtggtgggttcaaacccagatctggccaaaaaaaaaaaaaaaaaaactgcgaaaagaaaaaaaagaaacaaccctTAATTATTTTGGCGTGTCTGACGCCTGTTTAGCCTATATGACTTTATAGACATATAGAGGGAtactaattttagaaaatgaagtaCAATTTGGTTAATTAGCCTCATTTGTCAAATAAGAATAAGCCaaccatatactgaggatggcaggttcgaacccggccccagccaaactgcaataaaaaaatagctaggcgttgtggtgggcacctgtagtctcagctacttgagaggctgaggcaggagcatcgctaagcccaggagttggagggtgttgtgagctgtgatgccaaggcattctaccaagggcgataaagtgagactttgtctctttaaaaaaaaaaaaaaaaaaataagccagaatTGGACTGTTGACATCCTCGTAGCTAGCCATAATGAATAATTTATCTCCAGATACAGTTGTAGAGTAGCAGTAGGAATCTGATCATGGTTAAATGATATGATTCTGATTAATTGCTTATGCTATGCAGGTTTGATGATCGTGGACGGAGTGACTATGACAGCCTTGGCAGCCGCGGTGACAGAAGTGGTTTTGGCAAATTTGAACGTGGTGGAAACAGTCGCTGGTGTGACAAATCAGATGAAGATGATTGGTCAAAACCACTCCCACCCAGTGAGCGCTTGGAACAGTAAGTTTTGACATGTATGTAAATGGTGAAGAAGCCTCATTAGCTAGTATGACAAACTTAATCTTTTGATTTCAGGGAATTGTTTTCTGGAGGCAACACTGGGATTAACTTTGAGAAATATGATGACATTCCAGTTGAGGCGACAGGTAACAACTGTCCTCCACATATTGAAAGTGTAAGTATTTCTGCTTGACATTTTAAGACAGTGGGAAGTATAAGTGCTTTCTTGGCACATCAGAATGAGATGGGCTTCCCAGAGGCGTATGTAGACCAGACATTTGATAGGTTTGTGTAAGGAAGAGGTAGAGTTCAATGTCACCATTAAAGAATAATTCACTACCTGAAGTAGAACATGATTCTAACATAGGAAGAACTCAAAATCTTTTCCAATGTAGATTAAGCCTGGGAAGTTGACTTTTCTCAAAATGTAACATAATTTACAGTTGCtttgatttttaagtaaaattaaattacatcACCTGTTAATTGGTTGCTTTCGTTCTTGTATgagtataaaacaaaaatggctccaggtaatatttttaacatttctaacCCCATTGAATTTCTTAACAGTTCAGTGATGTTGACATGGGAGAAATTATCATGGGAAATATTGAGCTTACTCGTTATACTCGCCCAACTCCAGTGCAAAAGCATGCTATTCCTATTatcaaagagaaaagagactTGATGGCTTGTGCTCAAACAGGTAAGCTTATAAGAATAAAACATTGTCCCCTTAGTTCTGTAAAggaccagctaatttttatgcttgcttttttttgtgtgtgtgtgtgtttttaagaccagctaatttttatttattttattttttgagtgggtagggtatagtggcatcatcatagctcactgcatcctcaaacttttgggcttgagtgattgtcctgcctcaacctcctgattagctgggactataggtgcatgccaccacatccggctgatttttctgttttttttttttttttttttgtaaaggcagGGTTTCAATCTTGCTTGtattggtttcaaactcctggcctcaagtgatcataGGGTCTTTTGTAACTACTCAGCTCTATTGTTACAGTGTGGAAGAAGCCATAGAGTATACAAAGTATCAGGCGTGGCTGAATTCCTAAGAgctttataaaaataagcaaactcTGTCACAGATGGACCAAAGAATTGACCCAAATAAATTATTAAGTAACTAGTAGTAGGGCAGTTAAAAAACACCGTTACCTACCAGTATTTGTTCAAAAGTAGTAAAACAGTTGTTGcccgtggggggtggggtgacttagttgttggtatttctccacagctgagacttcagcccagagttactgattcgcTAGGATTggacagaccagctgaaaacaagacagagccacttagccccaccacaccaagcaggtccccagtgtctcaggacgtagcactgtatgggtcctttgcaaagctctaggggaaaaggtacagacgctagtcccagctcttgggcaaagggctggtttaatccctactccaggagccctcaaccCAACTTCACCAATCTGCATCATCTAGTCAGCAGTGTAAATAAATTAATCGTGGGGCAGAACCAGCGGAAGaactccagcaacatgaataatcagagatcaactcccccaaggaaggaCATGGCGGACacccagaagatcccattcataaacaaatagcttagatgtcagaaattgaattcagaatttggattgcaaataagattaatagaacgagggtaaagttggaattagaaattcaaggagcatttcaaaagttgtctcaagaattcaatgaattcaaagacaaaatcaccgaAGATTTTTGACACAGACAAGAACTTGAAGCCCTCAaggatctgagaaatacagtagaatccctcagtaacagaatggagcaggcagaagaaaggatttctgacattgaagacaaagcttttgaatgctcacaaatgctcaaagaagaagagaagtggagagcaaaaatggatcattctctcagcgagctctgggataattccaagaaaactaatatttgccttataggaattcctgaaggtgacaaggttgctttgaaaggcccagatgctctactccatgagataatcaaagagaatttcccaggcatgccaagagattctgaaactcaaatagcagtttcagaactcaactcgaataagacatctcccagacacattataattaactttgccaaagttaatatgaaggagaaaattctgcaagcagccagacgtaagaaaaccataaggggaaggggaagaatattagaacgactgcagacctctctgctgaaatcttttaAGCTAGaacagggtggtcatcaacttttaatctcctaaaacaaaattttcaacccaggatcctgtatccagcgaaactgagtttcatttatgatggagaaattaaatactttttaaaatttttttaagtgagcaGTGGGGTTTCTTTGTTatccaggccagagtgcagtggctattcacaggtgtaaTAGCACTCTGgccaccttgaactcctgggagtATGGAAGTAGCAGAGACTAAGTGTGCACTCCTGTGCCTGGCTGctgttggtatttttgttttgttttggtaattgaatgaatattctttttttttttttgagtctcactttgttgcccccagtggAGGGCTCtgatgtcgtagctcacagcaactgctaactcttgggctcaagtgattctcttgccttagcctcacaagtagctaggactataggtgcccgccacaacgcctggctatttttagagatggggtcttgttcttgctctaactcaggctggtctcaaacttgtgagcccaggcgtgagccactgcgcctggcttaAATGAATACTCCTTCTCTTCACAGGGTCTGGAAAAACTGcagcatttctcttgcccatcTTGAGTCAGATCTATTCAGATGGTCCAGGCGAGGCTTTGAGGGCCATGAAGGTAAATACTTCTTTATAAAATAGGAAATTACAACTTTGTAGATGACTATTGAGAGAACTTTCAAAATGACACTTAAGACATCTATCTAatgaaaattccttttaaaagtataatCTATAAGTTACAAAAGAGAATTACTATGTtgtgatgaacttttttttaaggGTGGTAaggttatttctatttcttaggAAAATGGAAGATACGGGCGCCGCAAACAATATCCAATCTCCTTGGTATTAGCACCAACTCGAGAATTGGCAGTACAGATCTATGAGGAAGCCAGAAAAGTAAGTGTGCATCTGAGTGATTACTGGCTTTGTCATTGATTCTAATGGTGATGTTTTATGACCATGTAAAAAATCTTGACCTTCAAGTTAATACAGTGTctttgtttatagttttcataCCGATCTAGAGTTCGTCCTTGTGTGGTTTATGGTGGTGCCGATATTGGTCAGCAGATTCGAGACTTGGAGCGTGGATGCCACTTGTTAGTAGCCACTCCAGGACGTCTAGTTGATATGATGGAAAGAGGAAAGATTGGATTAGACTTTTGCaagtatgttaatttttaaatgtatggacTGCTTGGCCAATAATGTTGTGAAATTTATTAGCCTTGTCTAAATATTGAGTAGTGACTTTCTAACTTCTATAAAGCATGTGTTGTTGtaatttagttttatctttttttttttttttttttactttgttgccctctgtagagtgctgtagtgccacagctcacagcaacctcaaactcttgggcttaagtgattctcttgcctcagccttccatgtagctgggactacaggttcctgccacaatgcctggctgtttatttagagatgaagtctcgctctggttcaggctggactcgaactcaTAAGTTTAGATAGTCTACTGCCTAAGCTCTCAGagagttaggattataggcatgagagcGACCGTGCCCTTCctcattgtaatttttttttttttttagatagagtctcactatgtctggcattacagctcacagcaacctccaactcttgggcttaagtgatcctcttgcttcagcctcccaagtagctgggactacaggtgcccaccagtgtccagctattttttgttgcagttgtcattgttttggctggcgtgggctgggttcaaacctgccagccttggtgtatgtggctggtgccataaccactgtgccataggcgccgagctgtaattttaatgtttttttttcttctctaattttaatgatgaaaaattacattttaggctccgcacccatagctcagtggttatggtgccagccacatacactgaggctggtgggttggaacccagccaggaccagataaaacaacaatggcaactgctacaaaaaacaactggtgtcgtggcaggcgcctgtagtcacagctacttgtgaggttgaggcaagagaatcgcttaagcccaagaatttgaggttgctgtgagctgtgatgtcatagcactcttgtctcaaaaaaaaaaaaattctggtagaTGCTGAGAATGACCAGATCATTCATTGGACTGTCAAATCATAAGAGCTTATTTGCTCTGTAATCTTTGTTGACTTATTTAGTGGCAAGAATCCTATGCTATATCTGTCAAAACATGCAGTGTGAGGAATTTAACTACTCTAATGAATATATAATTGTAATTACTTACAGCTATACTAAAAttactctttgttttcttctcagattctgaattttttttttcattatagatACTTGGTGTTAGATGAAGCTGATCGGATGTTGGATATGGGATTTGAACCTCAGATACGTAGAATAGTTGAACAAGATACTATGCCTCCAAAGGGTGTCCGCCACACTATGATGTTTAGTGCTACTTTCCCAAAGGAAATACAGGTACTGTTTGTTGCGatattttttttgcatgtgtcGTTCCAATGGCTGGAAAGATGTGGcagattttatttagaaatttatctTTGTAGGTAACAAAACCTTTTCTTTCAGATGCTTGCTCGTGATTTCTTGGATGAATACATCTTTTTGGCTGTAGGAAGGGTTGGCTCAACCTCCGAGAATATCACACAGAAAGTAGTTTGGGTGGAAGAATCAGACAAAAGATCATTTCTGCTTGACCTCCTAAATGCAACAGGTACGATTATGAATAATGTTAGCATTGCTCTGGTGATTAAGAATCTATTTGGGGTGAGCGTGgtacagctactcaggaggattacTTTAGCGCCTGGAGTTCGAGGCTGTAGTGTGCTATGATTGTACCTATGAATAGCCACTGTGAGACTTGTctcttaggaaaaaagaaatttatttggatCATCTTTGCTACTCCTCTTCTCCATTCAAAACAatactatttaaatatatatgtgtgtatatatatacatgtatataaataatatatatgttttgtaattgccacataattttaaaaaatatgtgtttcatttatttattttttttgaaacagtctcactgtgtcgcccttggtagagtgcttgtggcatcacagctcatagcaacctcaaactcctgggcttaagctattctcttgcctcagtctcccacatagctgggtctataggtgcctgccacaacgcctggctattttttttagagacaaggtcttgctctggctcaggctggtctcaaactggtgagctcaggcaatccaccagcctaggcctcccgaatgctaggattataggcatgagtcagcGTGCCTGATATTTCAGGACATGTTTATATTGTCTagtaaatcagggtaattagcatatccatcacctcaaacctttatcatttttgtgttaacattcaaaatcctttccttgctatttgaaaaaatataattagtaTTTGTAGTCACCCTATAGTGCTATAGAACACTAAAACTTTGTATCTAAAACAAGTCTGTTTTAATTGTCTCTATTTGAATGTTGAGTACAAAGAGAACTAAGCCATATTAGTGATTACAAAACTTGTAATTTTTCAAATTCAGGCAAAGATTCACTGACCTTAGTGTTTGTGGAGACCAAAAAGGGTGCAGATTCTCTGGAGGATTTCTTATACCATGAAGGATATGCTTGTACCAGTATCCATGGAGACCGATCTCAGAGAGATAGAGAAGAGGCCCTTCATCAGTTTCGCTCAGGAAAAAGTCCAATTCTAGTGGCGACAGCAGTATGTACAGTCTTATTTTTATTCAAGTTCAGTATTTTCCAATGTTTGTTATAAGTGGGCCATCTGTAACAAAAGTTATTTTGCAGGTAGCGGCAAGAGGACTGGACATTTCAAATGTGAAACATGTTATTAATTTTGACTTGCCAAGTGATATTGAAGAATATGTACATCGCATTGGCCGTACAGGTCGTGTAGGAAACCTCGGTAAGTGCTTAGTTACTTGATGCATctgattgtttttcattatgGTACATGTAGCAAAGAACTTTACAAGATTTTAAGTTATTAAGTCCCTATTTCCAaggaatacaatttaaaattttaacaataaaagtgacaaaatgagacttgcTCAAAGCAGTTTGAGttggttaaatatttaaaatgtaaaaaatttttttaatctacataGGAAAGTTAAGAATATTAAGGTACTCCATGAAAGACCTTTGTTTGTGTGCTTTTTTTCAACTCGTAGGCCTAGCCACCTCATTCTTCAACGAGAGGAACGTAAATATTACTAAGGATTTGTTGGATCTCCTTGTTGAAGCTAAACAGGAAGTGCCCTCTTGGTTGGAAAACATGGCCTATGAACACCATTACAAGGGTAGCAGTCGTGGACGTTCTAAGAGGTAAGTAGATGGTATATAATGGAGGAGTGTGGGTGGATAGGCAGGCATTCACTTTCTGTTCCTAGTGTTTGCTCTGGGCAAGTAATGTCTCAGTTTCGCTTTTCAGTATTTAATTTGAAAAGCTTAATTTTCTTAGGCTATCTAGATTCTTTGGGTAAGGATGTAACCCTTTGAGGCAATTCATACCTGTAATcattgcactttgggaggctcagtgGGAAGATTGTTTAAGGCCAggaggagatcaagaccagcctgggtagcaTAATGAGACCCgtgtctataaaaaaattaaaaatcagccaGACTTGGTCGTGcacacagtttgttttttttttttttttttttgagacagtgtcactatgtggctctctgtagagtactgtgccgtcacagctcacagtaagatcagactcttgggcttaagcaattcttttatctcggcctcccaagtagctgggactacaggtgcctgccacaacgcccagctattttttggttgcagttgtttagcaggccccagccaggttcaaacccgccagccttggcgtatgtggctggcaccctacccactgagctacaagtgccacccacatcctgtaatcttagctacttgggaggctgaggtgggaagattgttggagcccaggagttcagggttacagtgagctgtgatgattaTACTACTGTACTCCATTCTGGGCAACAGAGGAGATCCCgcgtctttaaaaaaaacaaagaaccccAAAGGTTTGTGTTGGCCCTTCCCTGTTAAGGCCTTTGAAACCATTATTAGGGAAAAAGTATGGTTGATGGGGA includes:
- the LOC128577672 gene encoding ATP-dependent RNA helicase DDX3X isoform X2; amino-acid sequence: MSHVAVENALGLDQQFAGLDLNSSDNQSGGTTASKGRYIPPHLRNREATKGFYDKDSSGWSSSKDKDAYSSFGSRSDSRGKSSFFSDRGSGSRGRFDDRGRSDYDSLGSRGDRSGFGKFERGGNSRWCDKSDEDDWSKPLPPSERLEQELFSGGNTGINFEKYDDIPVEATGNNCPPHIESFSDVDMGEIIMGNIELTRYTRPTPVQKHAIPIIKEKRDLMACAQTGSGKTAAFLLPILSQIYSDGPGEALRAMKENGRYGRRKQYPISLVLAPTRELAVQIYEEARKFSYRSRVRPCVVYGGADIGQQIRDLERGCHLLVATPGRLVDMMERGKIGLDFCKYLVLDEADRMLDMGFEPQIRRIVEQDTMPPKGVRHTMMFSATFPKEIQMLARDFLDEYIFLAVGRVGSTSENITQKVVWVEESDKRSFLLDLLNATGKDSLTLVFVETKKGADSLEDFLYHEGYACTSIHGDRSQRDREEALHQFRSGKSPILVATAVAARGLDISNVKHVINFDLPSDIEEYVHRIGRTGRVGNLGLATSFFNERNVNITKDLLDLLVEAKQEVPSWLENMAYEHHYKGSSRGRSKSRFSGGFGARDYRQSSGASSSSFSSSRASSSRSGGGHGSSRGFGGGGYGGFYNSDGYGGNYNSQGVDWWGN
- the LOC128577672 gene encoding ATP-dependent RNA helicase DDX3X isoform X1 — protein: MSHVAVENALGLDQQFAGLDLNSSDNQSGGTTASKGRYIPPHLRNREATKGFYDKDSSGWSSSKDKDAYSSFGSRSDSRGKSSFFSDRGSGSRGRFDDRGRSDYDSLGSRGDRSGFGKFERGGNSRWCDKSDEDDWSKPLPPSERLEQELFSGGNTGINFEKYDDIPVEATGNNCPPHIESFSDVDMGEIIMGNIELTRYTRPTPVQKHAIPIIKEKRDLMACAQTGSGKTAAFLLPILSQIYSDGPGEALRAMKENGRYGRRKQYPISLVLAPTRELAVQIYEEARKFSYRSRVRPCVVYGGADIGQQIRDLERGCHLLVATPGRLVDMMERGKIGLDFCKYLVLDEADRMLDMGFEPQIRRIVEQDTMPPKGVRHTMMFSATFPKEIQMLARDFLDEYIFLAVGRVGSTSENITQKVVWVEESDKRSFLLDLLNATGKDSLTLVFVETKKGADSLEDFLYHEGYACTSIHGDRSQRDREEALHQFRSGKSPILVATAVAARGLDISNVKHVINFDLPSDIEEYVHRIGRTGRVGNLGLATSFFNERNVNITKDLLDLLVEAKQEVPSWLENMAYEHHYKGSSRGRSKSSRFSGGFGARDYRQSSGASSSSFSSSRASSSRSGGGHGSSRGFGGGGYGGFYNSDGYGGNYNSQGVDWWGN